The genomic DNA AGCCCTCGGCAGGTTCTTCGGTATTCAGATCCCCCAGCACGATCACGTTCTCTCCTGCGGCGACGCGGTCGGCGATCCAGGTGTGGACGAGTCGCGCTTGGCGAATCCGGATGTCCGCTCGTTCGGCTCGGGCTCGCAGATGCAGATTGATCACCGTGACAACTTCCGGATCGCTTGGCCGACCGATCTCCAATTCGGCTTCCAGATGTTTGAAGACGTTGTAGTAATCGCCGCTGGCGTACATCTTCCGCGACTGGCCGTTGAGTCCCGCACGACGCAGCCAGACGTTGTCGGCATACAGCAGCGCGACGTCCTGTTCGGTGAACGGTTCGGCACCATCGAAACAGACGAAGCGAAACTTCTGGTCGTGGTCGTCTTCCAAGCTGGTCGTTAGATAGCCCATCACCCTACTGCTTTCGACTTCTTGCAGCGCGACGACGTCGGGGCGGACCGACGCGATCGATGCGGCGACGGCATCGCGACGCCAATCCCAGTTAGGGCGATCGGGAGCCGACATCTCGCGGGCCAGGTCGCTGCGGTTGTCCCGCGGCTGGCTGTCGAAGAACCATTCGAGATTCCACGACATGACGACGAAATCGTCCGCCGATTCGTCGGCGTAGGCGGCGACAGCTTGCAAGCACAACAGGACGCAGATCAAACGGTGCATCGATGACTCTCCAGCAAGCGGCGGCGGACAACGCGGCTGCGACGTGCAGCGATTTGGGAACGCCCCAGTATAGTCCAACGGCTACCGGCGGAAGCTTAGGTACCGGTGATCAGGCAGAGCAAATATGTTTTTGTGGCGGCTGATACCTCCGGTGGATAGACCGGAGGTAACCCTACAGCGATCAGCTGACGACCACGCGGTGAAAGTGCAGTTTGACTTCTCGATCGATCACGCGGCGAACCCCTTCGACCAGGCAAGAGGGCTCGTTGACCTGTTCGCCTCGGCGGATCACCTCTTCCAACGGCGTTCCCGGCCGGACCGCAAAGGTCTCTTGATTGATCGTTTGATTCCCCGCATCCAGTTCGGGGATGATGAAGTGACACGTCGCCCCAAAGGTCAACATCCGCGCGGCATAGGCGTCGTGGTAGGGGCGGAAGCCGGGAAAACCGGGCAACAATCCATGGTGCAGGTTGATGATCCGCCCCCCCGCGAACTGCCAGCACGTCTCCGGCGGCAGGATCCGCATGTAGCGTGCTAAGACGACGTAATCGATCTCGTAGCGATCGAACATCTGAACCATGGCGTCTTCGTTGGCGCTGCCGTCCGCCTCGCCGATCAGTTCAAACGGAACGCCAAACTCCTCGGCCAGCGGTTGGCACTTCTTGCGATTGCCGATCACAACGGCCACTTCGGCGCGGATTCGGCCATCGCGAACCGCCTGCAAAACAGCCCGCGGCGTTTCGGTGCGGTAGGTGGTGCAGAGCGCGATCCGCGGCCGGTCGGCTCGCTTGTCGGGACTCCAAACTCGGATCGCCAGCCCCGTTTGTTCGGCGATCTTCTGCATCGCTTGTTCCAGCAGATCCAGCCGACCGTCGGGCAGGTGCAGACGGCAGAGCATCGCAAACAACTGCGCCTCGTCGTGGTCGTACATCTGGATTTCGGAAAGCGAGGCGCCTTGGCCGGTCACGTAGTGAATGATCGGGTCGGCGAGCCCAACATTGTCGGGGCCAAGGGCGGTGATAACAACGTCCATGATTTTGGTTCTGCTTGTTTGCCAGCCGGGAGGTCATATCGGGACAGTTGCCAAGTATACCGACTGTAGCCCGTTTCGATCAGCCACCTTATACTGGGCATCAACCGCTCCTGAAACTTCTGTCGAAGCCGCACCGCCAGTTCCAAAAACGTCGCCACGCCATGACCGCACCGAGACCCAAACGCATCCCGCGTGAACTTGTTCCCAAAGGCGAAAGCTTGTGCGATTATTGCAGCGCCAAGTGCTGCCGCTACTTCGCCTTGCCGATCGACACGCCCGAGAGTCGCCAGGACCTCGATTTCATCCGCTGGTATCTGCTGCACGACCGGGCGAGCATGTTTGTCGAAGGGGATACCTGGTATCTGTTGGTTCATACGACCTGCAAGCATCTGCAAGAGGACCATCGCTGCGGGATCTACGAGACCCGGCCGCAGATCTGCCGCGACTACACGACCGCCGAATGCGAATACGAAGATACCTGGGTTTACGACCAGTACTTTGAAACGCCCGAACAGGTTCAGGATTACATGGACGCCTTGTATGGGCACGAATACGAATCGCTCCGCAGCCGCAAACCCGCGGCGTTGCCGATCGCATAACCCTGCCGCTCGCCGACAAAAACGCTGCAAATCGGGCAGGCCTGGTTACAATATTTGAATGTCGATTGCACTCTTTTCAACTCCGTTCGGAACCCGTTAGATGAGACGCCCCGCTGAAGATGATGATGACGGCGGCTTGGATTCGCTGCTCGATACGATGACCAACGTCGTCGGCATCTTGGTGCTTGTATTGATCGTGACGCAGATGAGCGTCACCGAAGTGGTCACGCGCATCCGTTCGGAAACCGTCGTCGACGCCGAGAAGCTGGAACAGGCCAAGAAGGAACTCGCCGAAAAAGAGGACGAGAAAAATGAACTCGAACGGATCCTGGTCGCTCCCCAAGACATCGACGCCGACAAGCAGAAGGAAGAACTGCAGAAGCTGAAAGATCTGTTGGCCCGGCAGAAAAAGGCCCGCGAAGATGCTAAGAAGGAACAGGAACAGTACGCCTTAAAGATCGAACAGCAACAAAAGGCGGCCGAAGAAGCGAAAAAGAAGATCGCCGAAACGACAGGTAAGCGGGAGGAGCTGACGCAGTTGATCAGCACCTCGCTGGAACGCAAGGCGCAGATCGAAGCGATGCTCGACAAGACGCCGATCCGCGCCCGTCCAGCCGACATCAAGGTCAGCATCCCCAACCCGCGTCCGGCACCTCCGGGGGCGAAACAGGCTTCGTTTTTGTGCAGCGGCAACGCCGTCTACCCGATCAATGCCGAAGCGTTTCGCGAGCGAGCCGTCAAAATCGCCAAGGCGATCGTTGCGCGTGGCAACATGGACCGGGATCCTAAAGTGGGCATCGACCCCGAGAAGTTCACAGCGATCTTTGCTGGCGAAAAGAAGGACCAGGATGCGTTCTTCGATGTGGAATATTACGTCCAATCGAACCGGTATCCACGGATGCGTTTCCATCCGAAGGAAAAGCGGGGCGCCGTCGCAACCGCACTGTTGAACAAGCGCTCGGTGATTCGAAGAGACTATCTATCGAACCTCGACGTCACCAAATACTACGCTCGGTTTTACGTCCTGCCCGACAGCTTCGACATCTACCTGACAGCGCGTGGAATTTTCCAAGACGCTGGAATGCTGGCCGGTTGGGATCCGCAGCCACAAGACTGGCTCTACACGACCCACGTCGGTGGCGTCGAACTGGGACCACCGCTTCCCAAAAATCCAAACCCGCCACCGCCTGGCAAACCGCAATCGGTGATCGATTGATCGCGGCGGTTGTTCGGGCACGGGCGGTCGACGTTATTGCAGGATACAGTCGGCGACCAGCGGCAGGTGGTCCGAGGCGCGCCGAGCGATATCGGTTCGCGAGGCAAAGCCGTGGTCGATGCTCATGTTGCCGCGGAAGTAGACTCGGTCCAACGGTCGCATCGGCATGAAGGCGGGAAAGGTCTTGTGCAGTCCGGTCGCCGATTGGAAGCCGCCGGTGTCGAGGATCCCACGCCCCAAGTTGCCCCAGACATCGTTGAAGTCGCCCGCCAGCAGCACCGCCGTCTCCTGATGCGTGCGACGAACCAATTCGGTGGCAAGCAAGCGACGCAGTTGCATCTTGCGTTCAAAACCGGCTAGTCCCAGGTGGACGTTCAGCAGCAGAACCGTGCGGCTGTGCCCATCGATCTGCATTCGGCAGTGCGCCGCGAGCGCCCGCCGCTTCTTTTTCATCGGGATCGTCAAATCGATATCCTGGTGATCGGTCAACGGAAAACGACTCAAGATCGCGTTCCCGTAATGACCGACTTTCAGTTTGACGTTGCGTTGGTAGACGTGGTGCTTCAGCCCCAACGCTTCCCCCAGCACTTCGACTTGCCGATCGTGTCGCGATCTCGGCACGCCGTCGTCGACTTCCTGCAGGAACAAGATATCGGGATTGCAGTGCCCGACCGCTTCCACGATCCGATTGGGATCATAGCGGCGATCGACTCCGCCGATGCCTTTGTGAATGTTGTAGGTCGTCAATCGAAATTGCATAAAACGAATCACTGCAAACGGCCAAGGGCTCCCTGCCAACTCATGCGAGCCATGGATCAATCGCGTTGACAGCACACTGTGCTGCCAAGTCTACTCCGGCAGTCCGCCGTTGGCGACTCGTGGTAGTGCGTGGGTGCATGGTGGAAATCGGCGAGAGATTGGCGGGGAGTTCGCAAACGGCGTCGCGAGACCAGGGGAAGCCGCGCGACCGCTTTGGTTTCCACCACGGCGGCAAAATTTGGCTCTTTTGTCGCGTCTGCGAGCAAACGTTTGGAAATTTTTACGTTATCATGGATGCAAACCGTCAGACAATTAGACAGTTTCCACCCTGCCCTTTTTCCTACCTTCGATATTTGGAACCCTACCTGATGACAAAACGAACCTCATTGAATCGACGACGATTCGTGCAATTCTCCGGAGCTGCGGCGGCTGTGCTGTCGAGCGGCGTGTGGAGCGAATCGTCTGCAAAAGAGTCGACCTCGGCAAACAACAAGCTGAAGATCTTGTGCGTCGGAACTGCCAACCGCGCCGCTGCCGACATCGATGGGGTCAAGGGCGAAGACATCGTAGGTTTGTGCGACATCGACAAGAACTACCTCGATCGCGCCGCCGCTCAGTTCAAAGGTGCCAAGCTGTACAGCGATTATCGCGAGATGATCGACAAGGAAGCGGCCAACGCCGACGCGATCGTGATCGGCAACGCCGACCACAACCACGCTCCCGCTTCGCTGCGAGCGATCAACGCGGGCCTGCACTGCTACTGCGAAAAACCACTGACCCACACCGTTACCGAAGCTCGCATCATCACCGAAGCGGCTCGAGCCAAAGGGGTCGCGACTCAGTTGGGAACTCAGATCCACGCCGGCGACAACTACCGCCGCGTGACCGAAATCGTCAAAGCTGGCATCCTGGGCGATGTGACCGACGTCCACGTTTGGGTTGGTAAAGGCTGGGGCGGCGGCGAGCGACCCGAAGGTGGCGAACAACCGCCAGCGAGCCTCGATTGGGACCTGTGGTTGGGCCCAGCTCCCGAACGTCCTTATGTTGCTGGACGTTACCACCCTGCACAATGGCGACGTTGGTGGGACTTCGGCCAAGGAACCTTGGGCGACATGGCGTGCCACTACATGGATCTGCCGTTCTGGGCTTTGGATCTGAAACACCCAACCACGATCAGCGCCGAGGGCCCTGAGGTTCATCCGGAAACCTGCCCGCTGGGTTTGAAAGTCGAATACCAATTCGCCAAGCGTGGCGACTTGGCTCCTGTCAAACTGACTTGGTACGACGGCAACATGACGCCTCGCGAAGTTGCGGGGGAACGCGTTCCCGGCAGCGGCGTGATGTTTGTAGGAACCGAAGGCAAGATGTTCGCAAACTACGGCAGCTACAAGCTGTTCCCGAAAGAGAAGTTTGCCGGCTTCCAACCGCCCGAACAAACGATCCCCAATTCGATCGGTCACCACGCCGAATGGATCAAAGCGTGTAAAGAAGGTTCGCCGACGACCTGCAACTTCGATTACTCCGGCGCACTGACCGAAACGGTTCTGTTGGGCAACGTTGCCTACCGCACCGGCAAGGAATTGCAATGGGATGCAGCGGCGCTGAAGGCGACCAATTGCCCCGAAGCCGACAAGTATCTGAGCAAAGAATATCGCAAGGGCTGGGAAGTCAGCTAATCGATTGCGACTCAGATCCTAACGAACGGTAAAACCGACAGCGCCATCGAGTCTCACGATTCGATGGCGTTTTTTTTTGTAGAGGAGCGTCGCCGCCGATTGCGGCAAGACAAATTGGCCAGTGATCGGAGCGGGCCTAAAAAAGAAACTGGCGTCGCAAACTGGCAAGTTCGTCCAACAGCGGTCGCGGCTTTCCAGCGGAATCGATCAGCCCCGCCCCAGGCATCGAATGCGGTTGTCGATCATCCCAACTTTCCCAGAAGACGCCGTGGACCATCTGTTTGGCCAACAACATCCGCGTCAGTCGGCTGGCATACGACAACTGCTCCGCCGCAGTCGACTGGCCGTCGGGTCCCAATGCGATTGGCAGCGCGTTGCGCGGCGTGTTGGCTTCCGATTCGGCAATCGCGGGGACCGAGATCTGCGCCAACAAGGGCAACCCCAACTGGGCCCAACGGTCGATCTGCTGGCTGACGTCCAGGATACTGCGGGGCAGCGTTCCTTCGGGCCAGTAATTCATCCGCATTTCCAAACCGATCCCAGCGATCCCAAGGTTCGATCGAACCAGTGCATCGACAAAGTGCAACGGCGAAATTCCATCGGGCGATTTACTCAGGTATTCGCCCCACGGTTGATCGACGCTGATTAGGATCGGCGTGCGGTTGTCGTGGCGGCGAATCTCTTGGATCACCGCAACGGCCAATCGCATCACCTGCTCTTCATCCAACTTGATCGGTCCAGCGGTGTTTAGACCGGACACGGCATGCCACAGCTGCACCTTGCCGCGGTAGCGTTGGACGGCCGTCGCCACATATCGGCTAACCGTTTCCAACAGCCCTTCAAAATCTTCTTCCAACAAATAGATCCAGTGGGGCAATTGTTTCTGTTGGAAATCGAACAGTGGCCCGGCGCAGACCCGCAGTCCGTGCTGATGGCTCCAATCGAACAACGGATCAAACGGCTCAAAGTCCAACTTGCCCATGTCGCTTTCGACAGCGGTCCAATTGGTGCGGATGGCGATCGTATTAAAAGCGTCGAGGTACGCTCGCTCCAACCCCGGAGCCATCGGCCCCGGCGGTGCAATGTAGGCTGCGGCCAAAGTACCCAACTGGCGTTCGTTATTTTTGCGGTACGCCAACGCTTGCGCGGCGTAGGTGTCGACCAACGCGTCGGAAGCTTGTTGCAGCGACGCCAACGAAGCGTCGGACAATTCGGCCGTCCGCGCACTCATCGGATAGCTCTGCGCAGCGTCTAAGAAACGCTCCATCCCCTCGGCCAGTCGCGCCTGATAAGCATCGGGCAAACGCATTCCGCTGCGCTGCCACATATCGGCTTGGCCGCGAATGTTGCTGCAAGCGCCACGGGCCAATTCCAGCGGCAAGAAATAGGGCGTCTCCCGCTGGCGCAAACTGCACGATTGCAACACGCGCGGCCCGGTGCCTTCGATGGGCCAGGGGATCGAGATTTTTCCCGATTCATCAATATTGCGTTGAATCAACAGTTGGTCATCTTTGCATGTGACCCTGCCGTACCAAGGAATGCCTTCGATTCCAGAGATATACGCAGCTTCCCAATGGGGGACTGATGCCCGAAATGATTCGGGAACTTCAAAACGGAACAGACCCATCCGGTGCCTTGCGGTGATGATAACGAACAGAAGCGAAAGCGATTGCCATGCAAAATTTAACGCAATGGGAGCCTTTTTTCAATTCCGCCCCTGCACACTCTACTCGTGCAATCGGCCTCCCAAATGCTAGAATCAGCCCCACGCATCCCCTTCCAATGATACTAGGACGCTCACGTTGACCCGCCACGAAACCTTTGAATTTGATCCCAACGGCGCTTTGCTACGCACCCACCTGCCACTTCCGGGACAATCGGGTAAGGTCCGCGATGTGTACGACCTGGGCGAGCACTTGTTGATCGTCAGCACCGACCGAATCAGTGCGTTTGACTGGATTTTGCCTAACGGAATCCCCAACAAAGGGAGCATCCTGACGGCGATGAGCCGGTTTTGGTTCGATTATTTACAGGTTCCCCATCATCTGATCAGCTGTGATGTGCCGCAGCAGGTGATCGATCTTGGGATCGATCCCGCGGTTTTGCAAAGCCGCATCATGGTTGTTCGCAAAGCCCAAGTGGTTCCGTTCGAGTGCGTGATCCGTGGTTTTATCGAAGGATCGGGCTGGGCGGAATATCAGCAAAATGGTGCAATTTGTGGGATTCCGTTGCCTGCGGGCCTGCAACAATGCGATCGATTGCCCGAACCCATCTTTACTCCCGCAACCAAAGCGGAAACCGGACACGACGAGAATGTGTCGTCGGCCACCATGGCGTCAGCGATCGGCGAGGAACGGACCGAATTGCTGCGGCGGCTGAGTCTTCAGGTCTACACGGCGGCGGCCGATCATGCCGCTTCGCGTGGCATCTTGATCGCCGATACGAAATTTGAGTGGGGCGTTGTTGGCGACGACGTGATCCTGATCGATGAAGTCCTGACGCCGGACAGCTCCCGTTTCTGGCCCAAATCGAGCTACGAACCGGGGCACTCTCAACCTTCGTTCGACAAGCAATTTGTTCGCGAATGGCTTTCTCAGACCAGTTGGGATCGCAACAGTCCGCCCCCCACATTGCCAGCAGATGTCGTCCGCCGCACGGGCGAAAAATATCAAGAAGCGCTGGATATTTTGACTTAACGGCCGCCCCCCGATTGCTCTAACGGGAATGCGACGTTTGACCACGGCAGAGCTCCCTGCTGGGATGCTTTACGGCATTCGAGGAGCCGATTAGGATGGTCGGCGTGAGGAGCGGGCCTATCCATTTGGTTCGTTTTATAAAACGTCTGGACTGTTTTGGTCGCAAATTCCCTAGCACGCCTGCGCGAACGCTTTCGCTGGAAACACGTCGTCAGCATGATTCTGCTGATCGCGGTTTCGTGCAATATCGTGGGAATTCCCGTCTTCGCTCCCTCTGCCCCCAAGCAGGGGCGTTTTCCATGCGAGCACTGCTCCTGCGGCTGTGCGACGGCCGATTACTGCTGGGACAAATGCTGTTGTCATTCGGACGTCGAAAAATTGGCATGGGCTGCCAAAAATGACGTCTCCCCGCCGCAGTTCCTGCTGGAACGTGTGGCCCAGCAATTTCGGACGGCGACGAACACCAACCCTCTGGTGGCCGAAGCGACATCGGCGCCGAAGAGTTGCTGTTGCAGCAACAAAGCATCCCTCTGTTCGACAGTGGAACCGCAATCCGATCTCGAATCGACAGCGACGTCCGCCGAAGAACCTCAGCTGCGCGTCGTTCGATTGGAAGATGCCGCCAAATGTCGGGGCGTCGAAATGTTCTGGTCGGTGTTGTCCAGTGTCGTCGTCTCATGGCCAACCCCCGTGCTGAAACGCTTCGACCCGCCACTGCTGTACACCCTGCGTCTGGTCGATGACCGAGCCATTTCGGTCTTCTCTTGCCCCGATCCGCCGGCGCCCTAGATCGACAGCGGGCACGTCTTGCAATCCAACCGTATCGGCTAGCCGTGATTTCACGGTAAGCGGATGTTCGTCTGGATCGTCTGCGTGCCCCGACCAACGGCGGCATCTCCCTTCCCGTGCATAGCCCAACACGTTCGCAATCCGAACGATCGAGCTATCGGCGAGCAGGCGGGTCTGTCGTTGCCTCCGATCTCCCCCTCGCGTTGCAACCGCGTTCGAACGACCGAGCTTGTCGTGCGGACGTTGGCTTTGCAGAACTGCCAGTCTGTACACGCAGCTGGATCAAATGTTTGCAAACGCTCCTGCGCGGTGATTCCCCAGGACACCCTCCAAAATTTGAAACAGAACCAAGACGATGAATTTACCTACCCAAAACTCTCTCGAATCGCATCGGGTTCGCGTACCGCGTTGGTCGCGGGGCTTTACCCTTGTGGAACTGCTGGTCGTGATCGCAATCATCGGCATCCTCGTCGGGCTGCTACTGCCCGCAGTCCAAGCCGCCCGCGAAGCGGCTCGCCGAATGCAATGCTCCAACAACCTGAAACAGATGACGCTGGCGTTGCACAACTACGAATCGACGCATCGCGTCTTCCCTCCCGGCAGCCTGGGGTATCCGTTTGTTTGGTCCCCCCAGTCGCAATTGCTGCCGTTCGTAGAACAGGGCAGCTTGAAGGATCTGTTGGTCTATGAAGTGCCCCCACTGGCCGCCTTCGGAGCGGGATACAACACCACTCAAGTGACCCAAAACGACACCGCGGCCAAACAACAACTGCCGTTCATGACCTGCCCCAGCGACGGTGAATCGGTTCCTGGCTCCGACTATGGAGGGATCAGCTATCCCGGATCGGCCGGATCGGGGATCAACAACGTAGCGGACGCCACCGATGACGGATCGATTTCGAATTCCGACGGAATCTTCTTCACCAAATCGAAGATCGGTTTCCGCGACGTGATCGATGGCACCAGCCACACGATCGCTTTTGGCGAACAACTGCTCGGCGACGGCCAAAACAGCCTCCCGGCCAACAACGATTTCCGGCGCCGCGTGGTCGAACTGGCAACCTCCACACAAACCACTCCCGCTGCATGCGCGCCGGGATCGGCGCCAGCCTGGTCGGGGCAACGAGGGGCCAAATGGGTCAACGGCCACTTGGCCGATTCGATGTTCAACCTTTATTACACCCCCAATTCCAAGGACCCCGATTGCCACAACGGCTACCACAACTTTGCCCTGGTCAGCGCCC from Rosistilla carotiformis includes the following:
- a CDS encoding endonuclease/exonuclease/phosphatase family protein; its protein translation is MHRLICVLLCLQAVAAYADESADDFVVMSWNLEWFFDSQPRDNRSDLAREMSAPDRPNWDWRRDAVAASIASVRPDVVALQEVESSRVMGYLTTSLEDDHDQKFRFVCFDGAEPFTEQDVALLYADNVWLRRAGLNGQSRKMYASGDYYNVFKHLEAELEIGRPSDPEVVTVINLHLRARAERADIRIRQARLVHTWIADRVAAGENVIVLGDLNTEEPAEGFRDGSDLAILCGKHTPRTDDDLIDLHPRLPIDQRQTHLLPGKAFDRILVSPAMIEDDPDRVDLVLRSVQRPRELAVKGDGPDEQDAHWNAYWQIDSNQRDLSDHWPVVARFQLK
- a CDS encoding formyltetrahydrofolate deformylase, which gives rise to MDVVITALGPDNVGLADPIIHYVTGQGASLSEIQMYDHDEAQLFAMLCRLHLPDGRLDLLEQAMQKIAEQTGLAIRVWSPDKRADRPRIALCTTYRTETPRAVLQAVRDGRIRAEVAVVIGNRKKCQPLAEEFGVPFELIGEADGSANEDAMVQMFDRYEIDYVVLARYMRILPPETCWQFAGGRIINLHHGLLPGFPGFRPYHDAYAARMLTFGATCHFIIPELDAGNQTINQETFAVRPGTPLEEVIRRGEQVNEPSCLVEGVRRVIDREVKLHFHRVVVS
- a CDS encoding YkgJ family cysteine cluster protein codes for the protein MTAPRPKRIPRELVPKGESLCDYCSAKCCRYFALPIDTPESRQDLDFIRWYLLHDRASMFVEGDTWYLLVHTTCKHLQEDHRCGIYETRPQICRDYTTAECEYEDTWVYDQYFETPEQVQDYMDALYGHEYESLRSRKPAALPIA
- a CDS encoding endonuclease/exonuclease/phosphatase family protein, giving the protein MQFRLTTYNIHKGIGGVDRRYDPNRIVEAVGHCNPDILFLQEVDDGVPRSRHDRQVEVLGEALGLKHHVYQRNVKLKVGHYGNAILSRFPLTDHQDIDLTIPMKKKRRALAAHCRMQIDGHSRTVLLLNVHLGLAGFERKMQLRRLLATELVRRTHQETAVLLAGDFNDVWGNLGRGILDTGGFQSATGLHKTFPAFMPMRPLDRVYFRGNMSIDHGFASRTDIARRASDHLPLVADCILQ
- a CDS encoding Gfo/Idh/MocA family protein, translating into MTKRTSLNRRRFVQFSGAAAAVLSSGVWSESSAKESTSANNKLKILCVGTANRAAADIDGVKGEDIVGLCDIDKNYLDRAAAQFKGAKLYSDYREMIDKEAANADAIVIGNADHNHAPASLRAINAGLHCYCEKPLTHTVTEARIITEAARAKGVATQLGTQIHAGDNYRRVTEIVKAGILGDVTDVHVWVGKGWGGGERPEGGEQPPASLDWDLWLGPAPERPYVAGRYHPAQWRRWWDFGQGTLGDMACHYMDLPFWALDLKHPTTISAEGPEVHPETCPLGLKVEYQFAKRGDLAPVKLTWYDGNMTPREVAGERVPGSGVMFVGTEGKMFANYGSYKLFPKEKFAGFQPPEQTIPNSIGHHAEWIKACKEGSPTTCNFDYSGALTETVLLGNVAYRTGKELQWDAAALKATNCPEADKYLSKEYRKGWEVS
- a CDS encoding endo-1,4-beta-xylanase, coding for MIQRNIDESGKISIPWPIEGTGPRVLQSCSLRQRETPYFLPLELARGACSNIRGQADMWQRSGMRLPDAYQARLAEGMERFLDAAQSYPMSARTAELSDASLASLQQASDALVDTYAAQALAYRKNNERQLGTLAAAYIAPPGPMAPGLERAYLDAFNTIAIRTNWTAVESDMGKLDFEPFDPLFDWSHQHGLRVCAGPLFDFQQKQLPHWIYLLEEDFEGLLETVSRYVATAVQRYRGKVQLWHAVSGLNTAGPIKLDEEQVMRLAVAVIQEIRRHDNRTPILISVDQPWGEYLSKSPDGISPLHFVDALVRSNLGIAGIGLEMRMNYWPEGTLPRSILDVSQQIDRWAQLGLPLLAQISVPAIAESEANTPRNALPIALGPDGQSTAAEQLSYASRLTRMLLAKQMVHGVFWESWDDRQPHSMPGAGLIDSAGKPRPLLDELASLRRQFLF
- a CDS encoding phosphoribosylaminoimidazolesuccinocarboxamide synthase produces the protein MTRHETFEFDPNGALLRTHLPLPGQSGKVRDVYDLGEHLLIVSTDRISAFDWILPNGIPNKGSILTAMSRFWFDYLQVPHHLISCDVPQQVIDLGIDPAVLQSRIMVVRKAQVVPFECVIRGFIEGSGWAEYQQNGAICGIPLPAGLQQCDRLPEPIFTPATKAETGHDENVSSATMASAIGEERTELLRRLSLQVYTAAADHAASRGILIADTKFEWGVVGDDVILIDEVLTPDSSRFWPKSSYEPGHSQPSFDKQFVREWLSQTSWDRNSPPPTLPADVVRRTGEKYQEALDILT
- a CDS encoding DUF1559 domain-containing protein translates to MNLPTQNSLESHRVRVPRWSRGFTLVELLVVIAIIGILVGLLLPAVQAAREAARRMQCSNNLKQMTLALHNYESTHRVFPPGSLGYPFVWSPQSQLLPFVEQGSLKDLLVYEVPPLAAFGAGYNTTQVTQNDTAAKQQLPFMTCPSDGESVPGSDYGGISYPGSAGSGINNVADATDDGSISNSDGIFFTKSKIGFRDVIDGTSHTIAFGEQLLGDGQNSLPANNDFRRRVVELATSTQTTPAACAPGSAPAWSGQRGAKWVNGHLADSMFNLYYTPNSKDPDCHNGYHNFALVSARSNHPGGVQTSLIDGSVRFVGETIDLTVWRSAGTRAGGEVTQGL